One part of the Salinimonas iocasae genome encodes these proteins:
- a CDS encoding helix-turn-helix domain-containing protein: MSLAKSKNLYHESRNKMLGDFLRKHRERLKATTTGLASSPKNGSPLKKFTQTEVACYLGVKRSYINKIENGRYRPARDFLEQLCQLYNIDVERTLFIAGYADIDMLQKVAKSDTFWKVVSGLSLRRLSNKELLQIIELFEIDD; this comes from the coding sequence ATGTCTTTAGCAAAATCCAAAAATTTGTATCATGAATCGCGAAACAAAATGCTCGGTGACTTCCTTCGAAAACATCGTGAGAGATTAAAAGCGACAACAACTGGTCTAGCATCATCACCGAAAAATGGCTCCCCTCTAAAAAAGTTTACCCAAACTGAAGTAGCTTGTTATCTCGGTGTAAAGCGTAGCTATATAAACAAAATTGAAAACGGCCGATACAGACCAGCGAGAGATTTTTTGGAGCAACTTTGTCAGCTGTATAATATTGACGTTGAACGGACGCTGTTTATTGCTGGGTATGCAGATATTGATATGCTGCAAAAGGTAGCTAAGTCCGATACGTTTTGGAAAGTCGTCTCTGGACTGAGCTTACGACGCCTCTCGAATAAAGAGCTTTTGCAAATTATTGAGCTGTTCGAAATAGATGACTAA
- a CDS encoding TnsA endonuclease N-terminal domain-containing protein, which produces MQDKLKQRKMRPEARKRILLSRSEWKRYRKWRKDIELGPYRPFFETHQLHSTGRKHKFFCPKQQRIVHLMSDAEYKVYKDMIWRPDVVSIDEQYALDIKETWKICQELKIHHPYEYQRDIHHIMSTDLVVTLNRGGALVKRAHPVKFEIYSHAKSRTNNKLKVEMAFWEARNIPCDPISAVSVDKNWIKHLDFLSMHYDPSLSSNELTQFSGLFAKCWAKAPKLPLRAILTQIAQLIGVHQFTAEKVFKNATLAGLIPLKAPVPLMYHKPVLLA; this is translated from the coding sequence ATGCAAGACAAACTGAAACAAAGAAAAATGCGCCCGGAAGCAAGAAAACGGATCCTGCTTTCAAGATCAGAGTGGAAACGCTATCGAAAGTGGCGAAAAGACATAGAGCTAGGTCCATACCGACCCTTTTTTGAAACCCATCAACTCCATTCGACGGGGCGTAAACACAAGTTTTTTTGTCCAAAGCAGCAACGAATTGTGCATTTGATGTCAGACGCTGAGTACAAGGTATATAAGGACATGATTTGGCGCCCTGACGTGGTATCTATCGACGAGCAGTACGCCCTAGACATCAAAGAGACGTGGAAGATTTGTCAAGAACTCAAGATTCATCACCCATATGAGTACCAACGAGATATTCACCACATTATGAGTACTGATCTTGTTGTGACGCTTAACCGGGGCGGAGCTTTAGTTAAACGGGCACACCCTGTCAAGTTTGAGATATATTCGCATGCCAAATCCCGGACTAATAACAAGCTTAAAGTTGAAATGGCATTCTGGGAAGCTCGGAATATCCCATGCGATCCGATAAGCGCTGTGAGTGTTGATAAAAATTGGATAAAGCATCTGGATTTTCTATCGATGCACTATGATCCGTCTCTGTCGAGTAATGAGCTAACGCAATTCAGTGGGTTGTTTGCAAAGTGTTGGGCTAAAGCACCAAAACTACCTCTGCGGGCCATACTTACTCAAATAGCGCAATTGATAGGTGTCCATCAGTTCACGGCAGAGAAAGTTTTTAAAAACGCGACATTGGCTGGTCTCATTCCTCTCAAAGCACCTGTGCCATTAATGTACCACAAGCCAGTTTTGTTGGCTTAG
- a CDS encoding AAA family ATPase, producing MSFAEPYEWYPAEYRTHFDIQCQGNPLIEALYPQYSEAEFLGFITNTPELPYNFFNLPFEHAQRYIKRLEKAYIPSPLDYEIYRHIHSEMVNGYVHRNPITPMQQAKMLGVARGQFVPNPHNNKQTASGSCTLLSGISGIGKTERVQLILKMFQPVIRHELYQGHPLIIDQVPTVSFEISNLKSVKALGVNFFKATDKLVGTNYTQQWYKGKQATYAFLIEMQLLAERFGIGITHIDECQKLLAEAKKDDSPTIQYLESLFNNVGVPIIMTSTEEGVELFDSKSNSDDESLRKFTTTRRLTSGRDIRCEKLSFFDDEFQQFIDCFLPPYLFNGTPARYEEFKAQLYEHSQGVHQVLNKLLRLFLDNLHRKRPEPSQYSDVLKAVFDNQFVKLKPALQALKNKSAQTYELEMEKLRDYKDDELSQMQDDKFESAGEPLEPRTLHTSVKGPRVCSERELRKL from the coding sequence ATGTCATTTGCCGAACCCTACGAATGGTATCCAGCAGAGTATCGAACTCACTTTGACATTCAATGTCAGGGGAATCCTCTAATCGAAGCACTATATCCTCAATACAGTGAAGCAGAGTTTCTGGGTTTTATCACCAACACGCCGGAACTGCCCTATAACTTTTTCAATCTGCCATTTGAGCATGCGCAACGTTATATAAAGCGACTAGAAAAAGCGTATATCCCATCTCCACTTGATTATGAAATATATCGTCATATTCACAGTGAAATGGTCAACGGCTATGTGCATCGAAACCCGATAACACCCATGCAGCAGGCAAAGATGCTTGGTGTCGCAAGAGGGCAGTTTGTGCCAAATCCACATAATAATAAGCAGACAGCGAGTGGCAGTTGTACCCTGCTATCTGGTATCTCTGGTATTGGGAAGACTGAAAGAGTCCAACTTATCCTTAAAATGTTCCAGCCGGTTATTCGACACGAGCTGTATCAGGGACACCCTTTGATTATTGACCAAGTGCCCACAGTATCTTTCGAAATTTCAAACCTAAAAAGTGTTAAAGCGCTTGGCGTTAACTTTTTCAAGGCTACTGATAAGCTCGTAGGCACGAACTATACGCAGCAGTGGTATAAGGGTAAACAAGCAACATATGCATTTCTAATTGAGATGCAGCTACTTGCTGAACGTTTCGGTATTGGCATCACGCACATTGACGAATGCCAAAAATTGCTGGCAGAAGCTAAAAAAGACGACTCGCCTACCATTCAATATCTGGAGTCTCTTTTTAATAATGTGGGTGTCCCCATTATTATGACCAGCACGGAAGAGGGCGTTGAACTTTTTGATAGCAAGAGTAACTCGGATGACGAGTCGCTTAGAAAGTTCACGACAACTCGGCGTCTCACCTCGGGGCGCGATATTCGGTGTGAAAAATTGTCTTTTTTCGATGACGAGTTTCAACAATTTATTGACTGCTTTCTTCCGCCATATTTGTTCAATGGCACGCCTGCTCGCTATGAAGAATTCAAAGCTCAACTTTATGAACACAGTCAGGGTGTCCATCAGGTATTGAACAAACTATTACGCTTGTTTCTAGATAATCTTCATCGCAAACGGCCGGAGCCTAGTCAATACAGTGATGTACTTAAGGCTGTTTTTGACAATCAGTTTGTAAAACTCAAACCAGCACTTCAAGCGTTAAAAAATAAGAGTGCTCAGACGTATGAGTTGGAAATGGAGAAACTCAGGGACTACAAAGATGATGAACTATCTCAGATGCAAGACGATAAGTTTGAATCAGCCGGTGAGCCTCTCGAACCTCGGACCTTACATACTAGTGTAAAAGGACCGCGAGTATGCTCGGAGAGGGAGTTGAGAAAACTATGA
- a CDS encoding TniQ family protein: MTSSKPRFFPVLLDGEFLYGTITRWAVTQSAVPKMQSIDSRKVKTKNATVDISGKWIEVVSTMTSVDFTQYGSVLEKATQLPLYNTFFNERRPLTYALPGEYAVATETAHSFLRYCPVCLKESVSTSGLGFWKTLHQSPLLLRCRFHNTRLIAYQKATAELRRPYLLEINGITDLWHEETCSIDALTDFQQWLETLALNKKLYQCRGLAKSIIQHLTTLLGTPDDIRQARKRNTKQVDFDTSAFAYKVRQAGYEAFLKRGTRSINEIKRDPKFSLTQILSHRKRYSPVFYLLLVWVFLGPDFIESQTIEHNESKCA, from the coding sequence ATGACTTCATCAAAGCCTCGTTTTTTTCCGGTATTACTTGATGGCGAATTTTTATATGGAACGATAACAAGATGGGCGGTTACTCAATCAGCCGTCCCCAAAATGCAATCAATTGACTCGAGAAAAGTGAAAACAAAAAACGCAACAGTGGACATCAGTGGCAAATGGATTGAGGTTGTTTCGACTATGACATCTGTCGACTTTACCCAATATGGTTCTGTATTAGAAAAAGCTACTCAGTTGCCTCTCTACAATACGTTTTTTAATGAACGAAGACCGCTTACCTACGCTTTGCCGGGTGAATATGCAGTTGCCACTGAGACAGCGCATAGTTTCCTGCGATATTGCCCTGTCTGTTTGAAGGAAAGTGTGTCGACGTCTGGGCTTGGCTTTTGGAAAACCCTTCACCAGTCGCCGTTGCTACTGAGATGTCGCTTCCATAACACGAGATTAATCGCTTATCAAAAGGCAACGGCTGAGTTGCGCCGTCCATACTTACTTGAAATTAATGGTATTACTGATTTATGGCATGAAGAAACGTGTTCAATTGACGCTCTTACTGATTTTCAGCAATGGTTAGAAACGCTGGCATTGAATAAAAAATTGTACCAGTGTCGAGGGTTAGCAAAGTCGATTATTCAGCACCTCACTACGCTTTTAGGCACGCCTGACGATATTCGACAAGCCAGAAAAAGAAATACTAAACAGGTAGATTTCGATACTTCTGCTTTTGCGTACAAGGTTAGACAAGCCGGATATGAGGCGTTTCTTAAACGGGGCACTCGTTCCATTAATGAAATAAAGAGAGATCCTAAGTTTAGTCTTACTCAGATACTTTCACATCGCAAACGCTACTCGCCTGTCTTTTACCTTTTGCTGGTATGGGTGTTTTTAGGCCCCGACTTTATCGAATCGCAGACAATAGAACATAATGAGAGCAAGTGTGCGTAG
- a CDS encoding TnsD family Tn7-like transposition protein — MRSVQLGRFFPRPFADEALFSVIQRVVLTHGGGKDKRIVSALFGSRSLQFCSQFPSVIPHLKGQSNIPCDSWITEHTVLPIYRPFTPQKRYESAVDALKVGKGNHVFKALGITASREKLTPEAKYCSQCAQDDEKSAGLAYWHVGHQLPGLTHCVFHNERLSVMCLSRKKFDVWPIVSDSKSIKAPEGSEAERHLSLLINESFILGKTVGLIPDLYERYFSRLIARGFTTSCGHLRLQQLRTEMSAFWQGLSYHPCFKDALSTQHSLPFPSNLFAYQDACHSPIKHLLLIGFLFGDIATLMSFTNTSERVKKCPPLTKVRKPEADIEATIVDALTSGLSLRKVSEKFRVSIGFVKKVAVIHKIELDLRPQKIFRPEQDEIIDKLALGYPTQDIAKQCHCSTGAIETILSQHPDIVELRADTRKLRKRERMRLSLLNTINELQCPRRNDIKLKNGTAYMWLYKHDKVWLYDHLPAQIPRCYRRSKT, encoded by the coding sequence GTGCGTAGTGTTCAACTGGGACGCTTTTTCCCGAGGCCATTTGCAGATGAGGCGCTGTTTAGCGTGATCCAGAGGGTCGTCCTTACGCACGGGGGAGGAAAGGATAAGCGCATCGTATCAGCACTATTTGGCTCACGCTCTCTTCAGTTTTGCTCGCAATTTCCTTCCGTCATTCCTCACTTAAAAGGCCAAAGTAACATTCCTTGCGATAGTTGGATTACAGAACACACTGTGTTGCCAATTTATCGCCCTTTTACCCCTCAAAAACGGTATGAGAGTGCAGTCGACGCGCTTAAAGTTGGCAAAGGCAACCATGTATTTAAAGCGCTCGGTATTACTGCGTCCAGAGAAAAGCTCACTCCTGAGGCGAAGTACTGCTCTCAGTGCGCTCAAGATGATGAGAAGAGCGCTGGACTCGCCTATTGGCATGTTGGGCATCAGTTACCCGGTTTAACGCATTGTGTTTTTCACAATGAACGTTTGTCTGTCATGTGTCTTAGTAGGAAGAAATTTGATGTTTGGCCTATAGTCAGCGATAGTAAATCGATAAAGGCACCCGAAGGTAGCGAAGCTGAACGTCACTTGTCATTGCTGATTAATGAGTCATTTATATTAGGCAAGACTGTAGGCCTGATACCTGATCTATATGAGCGTTACTTTTCAAGGCTGATCGCAAGAGGATTTACTACATCTTGTGGACATCTCAGGCTGCAACAGTTGCGGACAGAAATGTCAGCTTTCTGGCAAGGGCTGTCATATCATCCGTGTTTTAAGGATGCACTCTCAACGCAGCACAGCCTTCCATTTCCCTCCAATCTTTTTGCCTATCAAGACGCTTGTCATTCCCCCATCAAACACTTGCTTCTGATAGGATTCTTGTTTGGTGATATCGCTACACTAATGTCATTTACAAATACCTCAGAACGGGTAAAAAAGTGTCCGCCACTGACAAAGGTTCGGAAGCCAGAAGCTGACATTGAGGCGACCATTGTAGATGCATTGACAAGTGGACTGAGCTTAAGAAAAGTGTCAGAGAAGTTTCGTGTATCTATCGGATTTGTTAAAAAAGTGGCTGTAATACACAAAATTGAACTCGACCTTCGTCCGCAGAAGATATTTCGACCAGAGCAAGATGAAATAATCGATAAACTGGCTCTTGGATATCCAACTCAAGATATTGCCAAGCAGTGTCATTGCTCAACAGGAGCTATTGAAACGATTTTGAGCCAGCACCCAGATATTGTTGAGTTGAGAGCAGATACTCGAAAGCTACGAAAGCGTGAGCGAATGCGCTTATCGCTTTTGAATACAATCAATGAGTTACAATGCCCGCGACGCAATGACATAAAATTAAAAAATGGGACAGCTTACATGTGGTTGTACAAACATGACAAAGTTTGGTTATACGATCATCTTCCCGCTCAAATACCAAGATGTTACCGACGTAGTAAGACCTGA
- a CDS encoding DUF5610 domain-containing protein, whose protein sequence is MNTVTASPNFGQQVHQLKASRAEEGATGPLGKEVSAMAHARNAERQAEKSASETVNTTDQVELDINDNTNTDTAVTAIVTHNINEALQSADEATDTSVSLRTATEGESLGDVLRTGFSSLLSGYQQQNPEKTADEALSSLTKLLQEGVDKGFTEAQDTLASGGTLDEETISQLTASKDEIHSLINHLATAVSTGGSSQ, encoded by the coding sequence ATGAACACGGTAACAGCATCCCCGAATTTTGGTCAGCAAGTTCATCAACTTAAGGCATCCCGTGCAGAAGAGGGGGCTACTGGTCCTTTAGGTAAAGAGGTTTCAGCAATGGCGCATGCGCGAAATGCCGAACGTCAGGCTGAAAAGAGCGCTTCAGAAACAGTGAATACGACCGACCAGGTAGAGCTGGATATTAACGACAATACAAATACTGACACCGCCGTTACAGCGATTGTTACTCACAACATCAATGAGGCATTACAGTCTGCTGATGAAGCAACCGACACCTCGGTTTCACTTCGAACGGCCACAGAGGGTGAATCATTAGGCGATGTGCTCCGTACAGGTTTCTCCTCATTACTGTCGGGCTATCAGCAACAAAACCCTGAAAAAACAGCTGACGAGGCACTGAGCAGTCTCACCAAACTGCTTCAAGAAGGTGTTGATAAAGGTTTCACCGAAGCGCAGGATACGCTGGCTAGCGGAGGTACACTGGATGAAGAAACCATTTCACAATTAACGGCATCCAAAGATGAAATTCATTCGCTGATAAATCACTTGGCGACTGCTGTTTCAACCGGTGGAAGTAGTCAATAA
- a CDS encoding porin family protein — protein MQRNTFAALVLAGCAFSSSVAVAADNIYLGGNISRQTIDVGGRDFNVFSVLAGYKFSDYWSLETRLGTGLSDYTESYEFGGSSYLNKEEIDWQASVNIRGAYPVTHNLSVFGVVGYSETEIDRVSREDDSVRFSGSFEDTTGVSYGAGLNYHISDNISATLEYQVLPELSGFDWDSLALGVQYHF, from the coding sequence ATGCAAAGGAATACTTTTGCCGCGCTGGTACTCGCCGGCTGTGCTTTTTCTTCATCAGTCGCCGTTGCAGCCGATAATATTTATCTGGGAGGGAATATCAGTCGTCAAACGATTGATGTAGGTGGTAGAGATTTTAATGTGTTCAGTGTCCTGGCAGGATATAAATTCAGTGATTACTGGTCACTGGAAACGCGACTGGGAACAGGTTTGTCAGACTATACCGAGTCCTACGAGTTTGGAGGTTCGAGCTATCTGAATAAGGAAGAAATAGACTGGCAGGCTTCGGTGAATATCAGGGGGGCTTATCCGGTTACCCATAACTTAAGCGTATTTGGCGTCGTGGGCTATTCAGAAACTGAAATCGACCGAGTTAGTCGCGAAGATGATTCAGTAAGGTTTTCTGGTTCATTCGAGGATACCACCGGCGTAAGTTACGGCGCAGGGTTAAATTACCATATCTCTGATAATATTTCTGCCACCCTGGAATATCAGGTTCTACCAGAACTGTCTGGTTTCGACTGGGACAGTCTGGCGCTTGGCGTACAATATCATTTCTGA
- the dps gene encoding DNA starvation/stationary phase protection protein Dps — MSNTNGFTAPGMNEESATRTVKALSQRLTALLDLQLTLKHIHWNVVGPNFIGVHEMLDPQVDAVREMTDTIAERIATLGGVPKGTPKAIVDSRSWDDYEIGRALVNDHLVALDKVYTGVNGDHRDAIEVLGELDPVSEDMITGQLAALEQFQWFVRAHIESASGELKN, encoded by the coding sequence ATGAGCAACACAAATGGCTTTACCGCTCCGGGTATGAACGAAGAATCTGCAACACGAACTGTGAAAGCACTATCACAGCGTTTGACTGCCTTACTCGACTTGCAGCTGACACTGAAGCATATTCACTGGAACGTCGTCGGCCCGAATTTCATTGGTGTGCATGAAATGCTGGATCCGCAGGTGGATGCAGTACGTGAAATGACAGATACCATTGCTGAGCGCATTGCGACATTAGGCGGCGTTCCCAAGGGCACGCCAAAAGCGATTGTCGATTCTCGTAGCTGGGATGATTATGAAATCGGCAGAGCGCTGGTTAATGACCACCTGGTCGCACTGGACAAAGTCTACACTGGCGTAAATGGTGACCACCGCGATGCGATTGAAGTGCTCGGAGAATTAGATCCGGTTTCTGAAGATATGATCACCGGCCAATTAGCTGCTTTAGAACAATTCCAGTGGTTTGTCCGTGCTCATATTGAGTCGGCAAGCGGCGAACTGAAAAACTAA
- a CDS encoding Solitary outer membrane autotransporter beta-barrel domain: protein MRLTNISLFLPLAIGSGAASADAFDELNQLAGKNVESAFATASLLSDNDVVKLGFFNFNPNDVIGTNNDALGSADATSLRSGIDQFNFPLNITSHRTADLKWRLGGRASYVNIEQELFLGDEVGDRGDELSDRVISLSLGGGVTYDINEHWQASADLNVAWMKYRSRIDYRTDVDQQIRDVFDGLLVNFDVEMLMLEPVASLKYSWQSFGADFSISGDFHYLHGFTLDNENPAHNVEPNEWYVIGSLNVSQPVTFFDVDGQSMKYRFSRVELSNLLAEQMGSGHYYEAEVGWVKQRDEDAYIKEYGVGVNFNYGSILKGGTLVLYYTF, encoded by the coding sequence ATGCGACTGACTAACATCTCCCTGTTTCTACCTCTTGCGATTGGAAGCGGGGCGGCATCGGCTGATGCGTTTGATGAACTTAATCAGCTTGCCGGTAAAAATGTAGAGAGCGCGTTTGCCACCGCCTCATTACTTAGTGATAACGATGTGGTTAAGCTAGGCTTTTTTAACTTCAACCCCAACGATGTTATCGGCACTAACAATGATGCGCTGGGGTCTGCCGATGCAACGTCATTGCGTAGTGGTATTGACCAGTTTAACTTCCCGCTGAATATCACGTCGCACAGGACCGCAGATCTTAAATGGCGATTAGGTGGCAGAGCATCTTACGTGAATATCGAGCAGGAACTTTTCCTGGGCGATGAAGTGGGTGATCGCGGTGATGAACTCTCTGACAGAGTTATTTCGCTTTCATTGGGTGGTGGGGTGACCTATGACATCAATGAACACTGGCAGGCAAGTGCAGACCTTAATGTGGCCTGGATGAAATACCGTAGCCGCATTGACTATCGCACTGATGTGGACCAACAAATCAGAGACGTCTTTGACGGGCTTCTGGTGAATTTTGATGTCGAAATGCTCATGTTGGAGCCGGTGGCATCACTCAAATATTCCTGGCAGAGCTTTGGGGCTGACTTTTCCATATCCGGCGACTTTCATTATCTACACGGTTTTACTCTGGACAACGAGAACCCGGCCCACAATGTGGAACCAAACGAATGGTATGTAATAGGCAGTCTGAATGTATCCCAGCCCGTGACATTTTTCGACGTCGACGGCCAATCGATGAAGTACCGGTTTTCCCGCGTAGAGCTTAGTAACTTGTTAGCTGAGCAAATGGGCTCGGGACATTATTACGAAGCCGAGGTGGGTTGGGTAAAACAACGTGATGAAGATGCTTACATCAAAGAATATGGTGTCGGTGTTAATTTCAATTATGGCAGTATTTTGAAAGGTGGCACACTGGTGCTGTATTACACTTTTTAA
- a CDS encoding tetratricopeptide repeat protein codes for MKTLLAIFAALIVLSGCESTDKTAQQAEEANKVPVEQMITMAGHYEKGGEYEKALVYYLKALEESPEDIQLAYRVAELHKQMGKPEYALHMLQRVIASDPHHARALSEAAMIYLENKDVARATDYFLKVRALDQKRLRETTARKTGFVSLDNASPLDAYNGLGVAYDLTGRYKQAQEMYALCLDIAPYSPVILTNVGYSFYLAGQYSDAISHFQQAIEIAPSHKRSWSNLGLVYTRMGRYNKAFQTLKRVMNDAQAYNDLGYFLMLESRYEEAEYFFEKAINASPKYYKVAYENLSDVRHQRALAEGGDISMMP; via the coding sequence CGCACTGATTGTGCTTAGCGGCTGTGAGTCTACAGATAAAACCGCACAACAGGCCGAAGAGGCCAACAAGGTTCCTGTGGAGCAAATGATTACAATGGCAGGGCATTATGAAAAAGGCGGCGAATATGAAAAGGCACTGGTGTACTACCTAAAAGCGCTGGAGGAAAGCCCTGAAGATATTCAGCTGGCCTATCGTGTCGCTGAACTGCACAAGCAAATGGGCAAACCTGAATATGCCCTGCACATGCTACAACGAGTCATCGCCAGCGATCCTCATCACGCCAGGGCGTTGAGTGAAGCGGCGATGATTTATCTTGAGAATAAGGATGTTGCCCGCGCCACCGATTACTTTTTAAAAGTACGGGCACTGGATCAGAAAAGGCTCAGAGAGACCACTGCACGTAAAACGGGTTTTGTCTCACTGGACAACGCGTCTCCCTTGGACGCATATAATGGACTGGGCGTTGCCTACGACCTTACTGGCCGATATAAGCAGGCACAGGAGATGTACGCACTTTGTCTGGATATTGCGCCCTACTCGCCTGTGATTTTGACCAATGTTGGTTATTCATTCTACCTGGCGGGCCAGTACTCAGATGCTATAAGCCATTTTCAACAGGCAATCGAAATTGCGCCTTCACATAAGCGAAGCTGGTCAAATCTGGGATTGGTGTATACACGGATGGGTCGTTACAACAAAGCGTTTCAAACGCTCAAAAGAGTGATGAACGATGCGCAGGCTTACAATGACCTGGGTTATTTTTTGATGCTTGAATCACGGTATGAAGAGGCTGAGTATTTTTTTGAAAAAGCCATCAATGCATCACCTAAATATTATAAAGTTGCCTATGAAAACCTGAGCGATGTCAGGCATCAGCGGGCTCTGGCGGAGGGTGGCGACATCAGCATGATGCCGTGA